One window from the genome of Archaeoglobus neptunius encodes:
- a CDS encoding 3-dehydroquinate synthase II: MKEIWLLVESESWDEVKEMLKDAIEIGFDGAVLREDFIKKAEKLGRMQLIPIERSLISVKSAEDQTKAIESGDVVVLRFEDWKVIPLENIVAMKKHGKVIAAVDSIEDAKLALTTLEKGADGIAVSGDRETLRKYYELVKNRIESVKLVKGKITEIRPLGVGERVCIDTVTLMFPGEGMLVGNRSGFMFLVASESEESEYVSSRPFRVNAGSVNAYLKAGDKTKYLAELKAGDEVEIVRYDGNARKSFVGRVKIERRPLILIRAEAEGEEGSIILQNAETIKLVNPSGKHISVSEIRPGDEVLVWLGRGARHFGVEVDEFILER, from the coding sequence ATGAAGGAAATCTGGTTGTTGGTTGAGTCGGAAAGCTGGGACGAAGTAAAGGAAATGCTGAAGGATGCAATAGAAATTGGATTTGATGGTGCAGTTTTAAGAGAAGATTTCATCAAGAAAGCTGAGAAACTCGGTAGAATGCAGCTAATCCCGATTGAAAGGTCATTGATAAGTGTAAAGTCTGCAGAAGATCAGACAAAAGCAATAGAGAGTGGAGATGTAGTGGTGCTGAGATTCGAGGACTGGAAGGTAATACCCCTGGAAAATATAGTGGCGATGAAAAAACATGGAAAGGTCATAGCTGCTGTTGACAGCATAGAGGACGCAAAGCTTGCACTGACGACCCTAGAGAAGGGTGCGGATGGGATTGCAGTAAGTGGAGACAGAGAAACTCTGAGAAAGTATTACGAACTTGTTAAAAATCGGATAGAATCTGTTAAGCTTGTTAAAGGAAAAATTACAGAGATCAGACCGCTCGGGGTTGGTGAAAGAGTTTGTATTGACACAGTAACCCTCATGTTCCCGGGAGAGGGTATGCTTGTTGGAAACAGGTCTGGATTCATGTTTCTGGTTGCCAGCGAAAGTGAAGAGAGTGAGTACGTTTCATCGAGACCATTTAGAGTAAACGCGGGGAGTGTAAACGCCTATCTGAAAGCCGGCGATAAGACAAAGTACTTGGCAGAGCTAAAGGCGGGAGACGAAGTCGAGATCGTCAGGTATGATGGAAATGCGAGAAAGAGCTTCGTCGGAAGGGTAAAAATAGAAAGGAGACCGCTCATTCTCATCAGAGCTGAGGCAGAAGGGGAAGAGGGCAGCATTATACTGCAAAATGCCGAAACCATCAAACTTGTGAACCCAAGCGGCAAGCATATCTCAGTTTCCGAGATAAGACCGGGTGATGAAGTTCTGGTATGGCTGGGGAGAGGTGCGAGACACTTCGGTGTAGAGGTTGATGAGTTCATACTGGAGAGATGA
- the aroD gene encoding type I 3-dehydroquinate dehydratase produces MKLVATVGNDKEIAMAENADVIEIRLDLFDDFRRMSLDKEMILTFRKVADGGKFEGSDKERVETLKSLSDELNADYVDLEFDLPDWAFDFDCKIIESYHNFKETPEYSELERIVKNRRGDFAKIVTMGKSRKDVEKIVKLLVNHDNVISFLMGEKFSFTRIMAAYLGSPFIYCYVGERKAPGQIHLDDAQRILRILR; encoded by the coding sequence ATGAAGCTCGTTGCAACTGTTGGAAACGATAAGGAGATCGCAATGGCTGAAAATGCCGATGTTATAGAGATAAGACTGGACCTTTTTGATGATTTCAGGAGAATGTCGCTGGATAAAGAGATGATTCTGACCTTCAGAAAAGTTGCTGATGGGGGTAAATTCGAGGGCAGTGATAAAGAAAGGGTTGAGACTCTAAAAAGTCTGAGTGACGAGCTGAACGCCGATTACGTTGATCTTGAGTTTGACCTGCCTGATTGGGCTTTTGATTTCGATTGTAAGATCATTGAGTCTTACCATAACTTTAAGGAAACTCCAGAATACTCCGAACTCGAGAGAATTGTGAAAAATAGAAGGGGAGATTTTGCCAAAATTGTAACAATGGGAAAGAGCAGAAAAGATGTTGAAAAAATCGTTAAACTCCTGGTAAATCACGATAACGTTATTTCTTTTCTGATGGGTGAGAAATTTTCCTTTACCAGGATAATGGCCGCATATCTTGGGTCACCATTCATTTACTGCTACGTGGGTGAGCGGAAGGCTCCGGGTCAGATACACCTTGACGACGCTCAAAGAATTTTGAGGATTCTGAGGTGA
- a CDS encoding 2-amino-3,7-dideoxy-D-threo-hept-6-ulosonate synthase: protein MIGKKRRISRILKNGRSVILPMDHGVTKPEKGIEKIDRVLEDVQGYIDAIIVHKGVVKRSGVIAEMEAGLIIHLSGSTVWAEDPNDKRIVTSVERAISLGADGVSVHVNIGSATEAIQLQKLGEISEICDWYGVPLLAMMYPRGKIEVNTESVKHAARIGYELGADILKVPFTENFEDVVGFVDVPVVIAGGSKENEYDLFKKVEDAMARGASGVAVGRNLFNSPSPSKIARMLHMIVHSNMRAKDVVEYEGNLVVG, encoded by the coding sequence CATGGAGTAACTAAACCAGAGAAAGGGATTGAAAAAATTGACAGAGTGCTTGAAGACGTTCAGGGATATATAGATGCAATCATAGTCCACAAGGGAGTGGTAAAGAGATCTGGTGTAATCGCTGAGATGGAAGCGGGTTTGATCATACATCTGAGCGGCTCCACCGTCTGGGCAGAAGATCCGAACGATAAGAGGATAGTCACCAGTGTGGAAAGAGCAATATCCCTCGGGGCTGATGGTGTAAGTGTACACGTTAACATCGGAAGTGCAACCGAGGCAATCCAGTTACAGAAGCTTGGAGAGATTTCCGAAATCTGTGACTGGTATGGGGTTCCCCTTCTCGCAATGATGTATCCCAGGGGGAAAATTGAAGTTAACACGGAAAGTGTGAAACATGCGGCGAGGATAGGTTATGAGCTCGGAGCCGACATCCTGAAGGTGCCCTTCACCGAAAACTTTGAGGACGTTGTTGGATTTGTCGATGTACCTGTTGTGATAGCGGGTGGAAGCAAGGAGAACGAGTACGATCTTTTCAAGAAGGTGGAGGATGCAATGGCGAGAGGTGCATCTGGTGTGGCAGTGGGGAGAAACTTATTTAACAGCCCCAGTCCTTCTAAGATTGCCAGGATGTTGCACATGATAGTTCACAGCAACATGCGAGCCAAGGATGTGGTGGAATATGAAGGAAATCTGGTTGTTGGTTGA